Proteins encoded together in one Aeromonas encheleia window:
- a CDS encoding GGDEF domain-containing protein, with translation MKTLPSLSIHPARLFSLSPCRRCVLLALLGSLLLVACLDAYCFDSLAQNHLRTIGALAEAINVVTLLFMFWVVQCAQISSKTYFFLSAGLGVWLVSGAIDVMDEAYFQPWWLSTVEDSLRSLGMLATAWGVLLLLQQMHGTHLRLASLAMSDELTGLSNRRSFRSVLEARAEAGTPLLLLDLDHFKQINDRYGHGIGDNVLREFGCLLRQHCPPNGVVARLGGEEFALWLPGTPAEQAHALAEQMRRATETLVSGDGVRFTVSIAVGVCHAGEAVEALFRRTDLALYRAKHLGRNRVELA, from the coding sequence ATGAAGACTCTCCCCAGTTTATCCATACACCCGGCCAGACTGTTTTCCCTCTCCCCCTGCCGCCGCTGCGTTCTCCTTGCCCTGCTGGGCTCCCTGCTGCTGGTCGCCTGTCTGGATGCCTACTGTTTCGACAGTCTGGCGCAGAATCATCTGCGCACCATAGGTGCCCTGGCCGAGGCCATCAACGTGGTGACCCTGCTGTTTATGTTCTGGGTGGTGCAGTGCGCCCAGATCTCCAGCAAGACCTACTTCTTCCTCTCTGCCGGCCTGGGGGTGTGGCTCGTCTCGGGGGCCATCGATGTGATGGACGAGGCCTATTTCCAGCCCTGGTGGCTCTCCACTGTCGAAGACAGCCTGCGATCCCTCGGCATGCTGGCCACAGCCTGGGGAGTGCTGCTGTTGCTGCAACAGATGCACGGCACCCACCTTAGGCTGGCGTCGCTTGCCATGTCGGATGAACTGACCGGGCTCTCCAATCGCCGCTCGTTTCGCTCCGTGCTGGAGGCCCGTGCCGAGGCGGGGACCCCGCTGCTGTTGCTGGATCTCGATCACTTCAAGCAGATCAATGATCGTTATGGCCACGGCATAGGTGACAACGTGTTGCGGGAGTTCGGCTGCCTGCTGCGCCAGCACTGTCCGCCGAATGGGGTGGTGGCGCGGCTGGGCGGGGAGGAGTTTGCCCTCTGGCTGCCCGGCACCCCGGCCGAGCAGGCCCATGCCCTGGCGGAGCAGATGAGGCGCGCCACCGAGACGCTGGTCTCGGGGGACGGGGTGCGGTTTACCGTGAGCATAGCCGTCGGTGTCTGCCATGCCGGGGAGGCTGTCGAAGCCCTTTTCCGGCGCACCGATCTCGCCCTCTATCGGGCCAAGCACCTGGGTCGCAACCGGGTTGAGCTGGCGTGA
- a CDS encoding DUF1615 domain-containing protein — protein sequence MIPLSSFSTGRLLALPLLMAALLAGCASEPTAPAQDAASAQQQAKQPKAMQPRKPADMKSRIVRFLPANVSDKQGWANDVVTALSTQGIAVSDHNVCSVLAVAEQEATYQADPVVPGLGKIAWKEINRRAAKLLIPEFVVRTALGIESPTGKSYAERIDKLRTEREMSLIFEDMIGTVPMGKTLFGNMNPVHTGGPMQVSIAFAEANVRGYPYSVKESIRHEVFTRRGGIWFGTKHIFGYPADYPDTLYRFADFNAGWYASRNAAFQAAVSRVSGKTLALDGDLIRYDSDQPGNTELAVHGIASRINMSKQAIHQSLRTGDSAEFAQTDLYHRIFTLADQQAGKRQPRAVLPGIQLKSPKITRNLTTAWFAKRVDDREQRCVKRMAAIQ from the coding sequence ATGATCCCTCTCTCCTCCTTCTCCACGGGGCGCCTGCTCGCCCTGCCGCTGCTGATGGCCGCCTTGCTGGCGGGCTGTGCCAGCGAGCCGACGGCCCCGGCGCAGGACGCCGCCAGCGCTCAGCAACAGGCCAAACAACCCAAGGCCATGCAACCGCGCAAGCCGGCCGACATGAAGAGCCGCATAGTGCGCTTCCTGCCCGCCAACGTGTCCGACAAGCAGGGCTGGGCCAATGACGTGGTGACCGCACTCTCGACCCAGGGCATAGCGGTGAGCGATCACAACGTCTGCAGCGTGCTGGCGGTGGCGGAGCAGGAGGCGACCTACCAGGCGGATCCCGTGGTGCCCGGCCTTGGCAAGATCGCCTGGAAGGAGATCAACCGGCGGGCGGCCAAGCTGCTGATCCCCGAATTTGTGGTGCGCACGGCCCTCGGCATCGAGTCCCCCACCGGCAAGTCCTACGCCGAGCGCATCGACAAGTTGCGCACCGAGCGGGAGATGAGCCTGATATTCGAGGACATGATAGGCACAGTGCCCATGGGCAAGACCCTGTTTGGCAACATGAATCCGGTGCACACCGGCGGTCCCATGCAGGTCAGCATCGCCTTCGCCGAGGCCAACGTCCGGGGCTACCCCTATTCCGTCAAGGAGAGCATCCGTCACGAAGTCTTCACCCGCCGTGGCGGCATCTGGTTTGGCACCAAGCACATCTTCGGCTACCCCGCCGATTACCCTGATACCCTCTATCGCTTCGCCGACTTCAATGCCGGCTGGTACGCGAGTCGCAACGCCGCCTTCCAGGCCGCCGTCAGCCGGGTGAGCGGCAAGACCCTGGCGCTGGATGGGGATCTCATCCGCTACGACTCCGACCAGCCCGGCAACACCGAGCTCGCGGTCCACGGCATCGCCAGTCGGATCAACATGAGCAAGCAGGCTATCCACCAGAGCCTGCGCACAGGGGACAGCGCCGAGTTTGCCCAGACCGACCTCTACCACAGGATCTTCACCCTGGCCGATCAGCAGGCGGGCAAGCGGCAACCCCGCGCCGTGCTGCCCGGCATCCAGCTCAAGAGCCCCAAGATCACCCGTAACCTCACCACCGCCTGGTTCGCCAAGCGGGTGGATGACAGGGAGCAGCGCTGCGTCAAGCGCATGGCGGCCATTCAATGA
- a CDS encoding DUF4256 domain-containing protein — translation MNLTKQQTEALLAILQTRFEANMHRHAGLAWSAVQARLEAAPTQLRSLQAMEDTGGEPDVIGQDEHGAFLFCDCSAESPAGRRSLCYDRAALESRKENRPEGSAMEMAAAMGIDLLTESEYRALQRLGGFDAKTSSWVKTPADIRQLGGALFCDRRYGQVFLYHNGAQSYYAARGFRGLLRIQVQICDND, via the coding sequence ATGAACCTGACCAAGCAGCAGACAGAGGCACTGCTCGCCATCTTGCAGACTCGCTTTGAGGCAAACATGCACCGCCATGCCGGGCTGGCGTGGTCGGCCGTGCAAGCCAGGCTGGAGGCGGCGCCCACGCAGTTGCGCTCGCTGCAGGCAATGGAGGATACGGGCGGCGAGCCGGACGTCATCGGCCAGGATGAGCACGGGGCCTTCCTCTTCTGTGACTGCAGCGCAGAGAGTCCCGCCGGGCGCAGAAGCCTCTGCTATGACAGAGCGGCACTGGAGTCCAGAAAGGAGAACCGGCCGGAAGGCAGTGCCATGGAGATGGCCGCGGCCATGGGCATCGACTTGCTGACGGAGTCAGAATATCGGGCACTGCAACGGCTTGGCGGCTTCGATGCCAAGACCTCGAGCTGGGTCAAGACCCCCGCCGACATCAGGCAACTAGGTGGCGCCCTGTTCTGCGATCGCCGCTATGGCCAGGTGTTCCTCTATCACAACGGCGCCCAGTCTTACTACGCCGCCAGAGGCTTTCGCGGCCTGTTGCGGATCCAGGTACAAATCTGCGACAACGACTGA
- a CDS encoding nuclease-related domain-containing protein, with product MDFTPVITLLLAQLWYLLPLLLIATVIKTPWFKGMVGEWFLNLSIRLFLDKQDYRLLKNLTLPTEDGSTQIDHIIVSRYGVFVIETKNMKGWIFGNPAHKHWTQQIYRRKHSFQNPLHQNYKHVMTLKSLLGLADHQLHSVVYFIGDCTFKTPMPENVLNRGLIPYIKSKTTQLLRQDEVDRIVDTIQRGRLAANWQTHKQHVARLKARHGMAPIKSVARNTSSVDHGKRTAEPGTIETVHAVPACPKCGSPMILRTASRGENKGNPFWGCSGYPKCRGVVSPSP from the coding sequence ATGGACTTCACTCCCGTTATTACCTTGCTGCTTGCTCAGCTCTGGTATCTGCTGCCACTGTTACTGATTGCCACCGTGATAAAAACACCCTGGTTCAAGGGGATGGTGGGGGAATGGTTTCTCAATCTCTCGATCCGGCTATTTCTCGACAAGCAAGACTACCGACTACTCAAGAACCTGACCCTGCCGACCGAAGATGGCTCCACCCAGATCGATCACATCATCGTCTCCCGCTACGGGGTCTTCGTGATTGAAACCAAGAATATGAAGGGGTGGATCTTCGGTAATCCTGCACACAAGCACTGGACTCAGCAGATCTACCGCCGCAAGCACAGCTTCCAGAACCCCCTGCACCAGAACTACAAGCATGTGATGACGCTCAAGTCTCTGCTGGGGCTCGCGGACCATCAACTCCATTCGGTGGTCTACTTTATCGGCGATTGCACCTTCAAGACGCCGATGCCGGAGAATGTGCTCAACCGCGGCCTTATTCCCTATATCAAGAGCAAAACCACCCAGCTATTGCGCCAGGACGAAGTGGATAGGATCGTCGATACCATCCAGCGAGGGCGATTGGCCGCCAACTGGCAGACTCATAAACAACATGTGGCGCGGCTCAAGGCACGCCATGGCATGGCCCCCATAAAATCCGTGGCACGCAATACATCCTCAGTTGACCATGGCAAACGCACCGCAGAGCCAGGCACTATCGAGACCGTCCATGCCGTCCCCGCATGTCCTAAATGCGGCAGCCCCATGATCTTGCGTACCGCCAGTCGAGGGGAAAATAAGGGCAACCCGTTTTGGGGTTGTAGCGGGTATCCAAAGTGCAGAGGCGTTGTCTCGCCCTCACCTTAG
- the carB gene encoding carbamoyl-phosphate synthase large subunit, with amino-acid sequence MPKRNDLQSILILGAGPIVIGQACEFDYSGAQACKALREEGYRVILVNSNPATIMTDPEMADATYIEPITWEVVREIIKKERPDAVLPTMGGQTALNCALDLEKHGVLAEFGVEMIGATADAIDKAEDRRRFDIAMKSIGLECPRAGIAHNMEEAWGVQQMVGFPCIIRPSFTMGGSGGGIAYNTEEFVEICERGLDLSPTKELLIDESLIGWKEYEMEVVRDRNDNCIIVCTIENFDPMGIHTGDSITVAPAQTLTDKEFQIMRNASMAILREIGVETGGSNVQFGINPKDGRMVIIEMNPRVSRSSALASKATGFPIAKIAAKLAIGYTLDELMNDITGGRTPASFEPAIDYVVTKVPRFNFEKFAGANDRLTTQMKSVGEVMAIGRNFQESLHKALRSLETGKTGFDPMVDLNAPDSLTRIRHELQDAGCDRIWYIADAFRAGLSMDGIFKLTKIDPWFLVQIEDLIKLEEQVRERGMAGLDADFLRALKRKGFADARLAKILGVAEGEVRKLRARHNIFPIYKRVDTCAAEFATNTAYMYSSYDEECEAAPTNRDKIMIIGGGPNRIGQGIEFDYCCVHAALALREDGYETIMVNCNPETVSTDYDTSDRLYFEPVTLEDVLEIVRIEKPKGVIVQYGGQTPLKLARALEANGVPVIGTSPDAIDRAEDRERFQSAVERLGLKQPENGTVTNLEQAVLTAERITYPLVVRPSYVLGGRAMEIVYDETDLRRYFAEAVSVSNESPVLLDRFLDDATEVDVDAICDGVDVVIGGIMEHIEQAGIHSGDSGCSLPPYTLSKKIQDEMREQVRKLALELGVVGLMNVQFAVKENDIYLIEVNPRAARTVPFVSKATGAPLAKIAARVMAGQSLQSQGFTTEIIPPYYSVKEVVLPFAKFPGVDPLLGPEMRSTGEVMGVGSSFAEAYAKAQLGASHAVPKEGRALLSVRHSDKAQVVDLAAKLLELGYELDATHGTAVALGEASINPRLVNKVHEGRPHILDRIKNGEYTYIVNTAEGRVAIQDSKQLRRAALQHKVAYTTTLNEAFATCMAISVDATANVNSVQELHQKVKNR; translated from the coding sequence ATGCCAAAACGTAACGATCTACAGAGCATTCTGATCCTCGGCGCCGGCCCCATCGTCATCGGTCAGGCCTGCGAATTCGACTACTCCGGCGCCCAGGCCTGCAAGGCCCTGCGCGAGGAGGGTTACCGTGTCATCCTGGTGAACTCCAACCCGGCCACCATCATGACTGACCCCGAGATGGCCGATGCCACCTACATCGAGCCCATCACCTGGGAAGTGGTGCGCGAGATCATCAAGAAAGAGCGTCCGGATGCCGTGCTGCCCACCATGGGTGGCCAGACCGCGCTGAACTGCGCGCTGGATCTGGAGAAGCACGGCGTGCTGGCCGAGTTCGGTGTCGAGATGATCGGTGCCACCGCCGACGCCATCGACAAGGCGGAAGATCGCCGTCGCTTCGACATCGCCATGAAGAGCATCGGTCTGGAGTGCCCGCGCGCCGGCATCGCCCACAACATGGAAGAGGCCTGGGGCGTGCAGCAGATGGTCGGCTTCCCCTGCATCATCCGTCCCTCCTTCACCATGGGTGGCTCCGGTGGCGGCATCGCCTACAACACCGAAGAGTTCGTCGAGATCTGCGAGCGCGGTCTGGATCTCTCGCCGACCAAGGAGCTGCTCATCGATGAGTCGCTGATCGGCTGGAAAGAGTACGAGATGGAAGTGGTGCGGGATCGCAACGACAACTGCATCATCGTCTGCACCATCGAAAACTTCGACCCCATGGGCATCCACACCGGTGACTCCATCACGGTCGCGCCAGCCCAGACGCTGACCGACAAGGAGTTCCAGATCATGCGCAACGCCTCCATGGCGATACTGCGCGAGATCGGGGTCGAGACCGGTGGCTCCAACGTCCAGTTCGGTATCAACCCGAAAGATGGCCGCATGGTCATCATCGAGATGAACCCGCGGGTGTCCCGCTCCTCCGCGCTGGCCTCCAAGGCGACCGGTTTCCCCATCGCCAAGATCGCCGCCAAGCTCGCCATCGGTTACACCCTGGACGAGCTGATGAACGACATTACCGGCGGTCGCACCCCGGCCTCCTTCGAGCCGGCCATCGACTACGTGGTCACCAAGGTGCCGCGCTTCAACTTCGAGAAGTTTGCCGGCGCCAACGACCGTCTCACCACCCAGATGAAATCCGTCGGTGAAGTGATGGCCATAGGCCGCAACTTCCAGGAGTCCCTGCACAAGGCGCTGCGCAGCCTCGAGACCGGCAAGACCGGCTTCGACCCCATGGTCGACCTCAATGCCCCTGACTCCCTGACCCGCATCCGTCACGAGCTGCAGGATGCCGGCTGCGACCGGATCTGGTACATCGCCGATGCGTTCCGCGCCGGTCTCTCCATGGACGGTATCTTCAAGCTGACCAAGATTGACCCCTGGTTCCTGGTGCAGATAGAAGATCTCATCAAGCTGGAAGAGCAGGTGAGAGAGCGCGGCATGGCCGGGCTCGACGCCGACTTCCTGCGCGCCTTGAAGCGCAAGGGCTTCGCCGACGCGCGGCTGGCCAAGATCCTCGGCGTGGCCGAGGGCGAGGTGCGCAAGTTGCGTGCCCGCCACAACATCTTCCCTATCTACAAGCGGGTCGATACCTGCGCGGCCGAGTTCGCCACCAACACCGCCTACATGTACTCCAGCTATGACGAGGAGTGCGAGGCGGCCCCGACCAATCGTGACAAGATCATGATCATCGGCGGCGGCCCGAACCGTATCGGTCAGGGCATAGAGTTCGACTACTGCTGCGTGCACGCGGCGCTGGCCCTGCGCGAGGACGGTTACGAGACCATCATGGTCAACTGCAACCCGGAGACCGTCTCCACCGACTACGACACCTCCGACCGCCTCTACTTCGAGCCGGTGACCCTGGAAGACGTGCTGGAAATCGTGCGCATCGAGAAGCCCAAAGGCGTGATTGTTCAGTACGGTGGCCAGACCCCGCTCAAGCTTGCGCGAGCGCTGGAAGCGAACGGTGTGCCTGTCATCGGCACCAGCCCGGATGCCATCGACCGCGCCGAAGACCGCGAGCGTTTCCAGTCCGCGGTCGAGCGCCTCGGCCTCAAGCAGCCGGAAAACGGCACAGTCACCAACCTGGAGCAGGCAGTGCTGACCGCCGAGCGGATCACCTACCCGCTGGTGGTGCGCCCCTCCTATGTGCTGGGTGGCCGCGCCATGGAGATCGTCTATGACGAGACCGACCTGCGTCGCTACTTCGCCGAGGCGGTGAGTGTCTCCAACGAATCGCCCGTGCTGCTTGACCGCTTCCTGGATGACGCCACCGAGGTGGACGTGGACGCCATCTGCGACGGCGTCGATGTGGTCATCGGCGGCATCATGGAGCACATAGAGCAGGCCGGTATTCACTCCGGTGACTCGGGTTGTTCCCTGCCGCCCTATACCTTGTCCAAGAAAATTCAGGACGAGATGCGCGAGCAGGTACGGAAATTGGCGCTGGAGCTCGGCGTGGTGGGCTTGATGAACGTGCAGTTCGCGGTCAAGGAGAACGACATCTACCTCATCGAGGTGAACCCGCGCGCCGCCCGTACCGTGCCCTTCGTCTCCAAGGCGACAGGGGCGCCGCTGGCCAAGATCGCCGCCCGCGTCATGGCCGGTCAGTCCCTGCAATCCCAGGGCTTTACCACCGAGATCATTCCGCCCTACTACTCGGTGAAAGAGGTGGTACTGCCCTTCGCCAAGTTCCCGGGCGTGGATCCGCTGCTGGGGCCTGAGATGCGCTCCACCGGTGAGGTGATGGGGGTGGGCAGCAGCTTCGCCGAGGCCTATGCCAAGGCCCAGCTGGGTGCCAGCCACGCCGTGCCGAAGGAGGGTCGCGCCCTGCTGTCCGTGCGTCACAGCGACAAGGCGCAGGTCGTTGATCTCGCCGCCAAGCTGCTGGAGCTGGGCTATGAGCTGGATGCCACCCACGGCACCGCCGTCGCACTGGGCGAGGCGAGCATCAACCCGCGCCTGGTCAACAAGGTGCACGAGGGTCGCCCGCACATCCTGGACCGCATCAAGAACGGCGAGTACACCTACATAGTCAACACCGCCGAAGGGCGGGTGGCGATTCAGGACTCCAAGCAGCTGCGCCGTGCGGCCTTGCAGCACAAGGTGGCTTATACCACCACCTTGAATGAGGCGTTCGCCACCTGCATGGCCATCAGCGTCGATGCCACCGCCAATGTGAACTCGGTGCAAGAGTTGCACCAGAAGGTGAAAAACCGCTAA
- the leuA gene encoding 2-isopropylmalate synthase, with amino-acid sequence MSFDHRKYRPAPVIALADRQWPNRVMTQAPLWCAVDLRDGNQALVEPMTVAQKLQMWALMVHVGFKHIEVGFPAASQPDFDFVRELIERNLIPDDVTIQVLVQAREDLIARTFEALKGARRAIVHVYNSVNPTQRNYVFNSGREGVKAIAVQGARWVREHAARNPGTEWSFQYSPESFSSTEVEFAVEVCDAVIDEWRSAARPMILNLPATVEVSTPNVFADQVEWFCRHLKARPEVSISIHTHNDRGCGVAAAELAVLAGADRIEGTLLGNGERTGNMDIVTMAMNLYSQGIDPELDLSDMDAIVATVGACTQIALHPRHPYAGELVYTAFSGSHQDAIRKSLAAEKPDAFWDVAYLPIDPADLGRSYEAVIRINSQSGKGGVTYLLERDLGLQLPRWLQIDFSRRVQAQAEASSSEISPEQIRALFEQHYLEPLHGYRIGRFQLGHDSQESLRLELQTPDGTLQLCGEGEGAITALVNGWERQTGMHIDVLDYSEHALSAGTESRAAAYVLLSVDGVRMCGVAIGRDVVNASLQAVINGAAQIRALRQSA; translated from the coding sequence ATGAGCTTCGATCACCGCAAATACCGCCCCGCTCCCGTCATCGCCTTGGCGGACCGTCAATGGCCCAACCGGGTGATGACGCAGGCGCCGCTCTGGTGCGCCGTGGACTTGCGCGACGGCAACCAGGCGCTGGTCGAACCCATGACGGTGGCCCAGAAGCTGCAGATGTGGGCGCTGATGGTCCATGTGGGCTTCAAGCATATCGAGGTGGGCTTCCCGGCTGCCTCCCAGCCCGATTTCGACTTCGTGCGTGAGCTGATTGAGCGCAACCTGATCCCGGACGACGTGACCATACAGGTGTTGGTGCAGGCCCGCGAGGATCTGATCGCCCGCACCTTCGAGGCGCTCAAGGGGGCCAGGCGCGCCATCGTTCACGTCTACAACTCGGTCAACCCGACCCAGCGCAACTATGTGTTCAACAGCGGGCGCGAGGGGGTCAAGGCCATCGCCGTGCAGGGGGCGCGCTGGGTACGCGAGCATGCGGCGCGCAACCCCGGCACCGAGTGGAGCTTCCAATATTCCCCCGAGAGTTTCAGCAGCACAGAGGTGGAGTTCGCGGTGGAGGTGTGCGACGCGGTGATCGACGAGTGGCGGTCCGCCGCCCGCCCCATGATCCTCAACTTGCCCGCCACGGTCGAGGTGAGCACCCCCAACGTCTTCGCGGATCAGGTGGAGTGGTTCTGCCGCCACCTCAAGGCGCGTCCCGAGGTGAGTATCTCCATCCACACCCACAACGACAGGGGCTGCGGCGTGGCCGCCGCCGAGCTGGCGGTGCTGGCGGGGGCCGATCGCATCGAGGGGACCCTGCTCGGCAATGGCGAGCGCACCGGCAACATGGACATAGTCACCATGGCCATGAACCTCTACAGCCAGGGCATAGATCCCGAGCTGGACTTGTCGGACATGGATGCCATAGTCGCGACCGTGGGGGCCTGCACCCAGATAGCCCTGCATCCGCGCCACCCCTACGCGGGGGAGCTGGTCTACACCGCGTTTTCCGGCAGCCACCAGGATGCGATCCGCAAGTCCCTGGCGGCCGAGAAGCCCGATGCCTTCTGGGATGTGGCCTACCTGCCCATCGACCCGGCCGATCTCGGCCGCAGCTACGAGGCGGTGATCCGCATCAACAGCCAGTCCGGCAAGGGCGGCGTCACCTACCTGCTGGAGCGAGATCTCGGCCTGCAACTGCCGCGCTGGCTGCAAATTGACTTCAGCCGCCGGGTGCAGGCCCAGGCCGAGGCGAGCAGCAGCGAGATCAGCCCCGAGCAGATCCGCGCCCTGTTCGAGCAGCATTACCTCGAGCCGCTGCACGGCTATCGCATCGGCCGCTTCCAGCTCGGTCACGACAGTCAGGAGAGCCTGCGCCTCGAGTTGCAAACCCCGGACGGCACGTTGCAGCTGTGTGGTGAGGGGGAGGGGGCCATCACGGCGCTGGTCAACGGCTGGGAGCGCCAGACCGGGATGCACATCGACGTGCTCGACTACTCGGAACATGCCCTCTCTGCCGGCACCGAGTCCCGCGCCGCCGCCTATGTGCTGCTCAGCGTCGATGGCGTGCGGATGTGCGGGGTCGCCATCGGCCGCGACGTGGTCAACGCCTCCCTGCAGGCGGTGATCAATGGGGCGGCCCAGATCCGCGCCCTGCGGCAGAGTGCCTGA
- the dapB gene encoding 4-hydroxy-tetrahydrodipicolinate reductase — translation MDNPIRVAVMGCNGRMGKVLLEAITNTEGAVVGAALERPGSAVIGLDAGELNGLGKLGVSISDSLDKVRDDFDLIIDFTRPEVTLANLAFAQAHHKQMVIGTTGFDEAGKAALKQAGSQIGIVFASNYSVGVNLVFKLLEQAAKVMGDYTDIEIIEGHHRHKVDAPSGTALSMGEVVAKTLGRDLKECAVYGREGITGERDRNTIGFATIRAGDLVGEHTVMFADIGERVEISHKASSRLTFANGAVRAGKWLRSQAAGLYDMQDVLNLK, via the coding sequence ATGGACAATCCGATCCGTGTGGCCGTGATGGGCTGTAATGGTCGTATGGGCAAGGTGCTGCTGGAGGCCATCACCAACACCGAGGGCGCCGTGGTCGGTGCGGCGCTGGAGCGGCCGGGCTCTGCCGTGATAGGGCTCGATGCCGGTGAGCTCAACGGGCTCGGCAAGCTTGGGGTGAGCATCAGCGACAGCCTGGACAAGGTGCGCGATGACTTCGATCTCATCATCGACTTCACCCGCCCCGAAGTGACCCTGGCCAACCTGGCGTTCGCCCAGGCGCACCACAAGCAGATGGTGATCGGCACCACCGGCTTCGACGAGGCCGGCAAGGCCGCCCTGAAACAGGCTGGCAGCCAGATCGGCATCGTATTCGCTTCCAACTACTCGGTGGGTGTCAACCTGGTGTTCAAGCTGCTGGAGCAGGCCGCCAAGGTGATGGGGGACTACACCGACATCGAGATCATCGAGGGGCACCACAGGCACAAGGTGGATGCACCGTCCGGTACCGCGCTCTCCATGGGGGAGGTGGTGGCCAAGACGCTCGGACGTGACTTGAAAGAGTGCGCCGTCTATGGCCGCGAAGGCATCACCGGAGAGCGGGATCGCAACACCATCGGTTTTGCCACCATTCGCGCCGGCGATCTGGTGGGGGAGCACACCGTCATGTTCGCCGATATCGGCGAGCGGGTGGAGATCAGCCACAAGGCCTCCAGCCGTCTCACCTTCGCCAATGGCGCCGTGCGGGCGGGCAAGTGGCTCAGGAGCCAAGCCGCCGGACTCTACGACATGCAGGATGTGCTCAACTTGAAGTAA
- the carA gene encoding glutamine-hydrolyzing carbamoyl-phosphate synthase small subunit gives MNHTALLVLEDGTVFKGVSIGAEGCSVGEVVFNTSMTGYQEILTDPSYSRQIVTLTYPHIGNTGTNSEDEESSQIHAQGLIIRDLPILASNFRSQQSLSDYLKSHNIVGIADIDTRKLTRILREKGAQAGCILAGKQADEVFALEQARAFPGLKGMDLAKEVTVSEAYAWTEGSWQLGKGHITPAADELKYHVVAYDFGVKRNILRMLVDRGCRLTVVPAKTPAAEVLAMNPDGIFLSNGPGDPEPCDYAIEAIKAFLNTNTPVFGICLGHQLLGLASGAKTMKMKFGHHGANHPVKSLDDNTVMITAQNHGFAVDEHNLPDCLRATHVSLFDGSLQGIHRTDRPAFSFQGHPEASPGPHDCAGLFDHFIELIKQYRA, from the coding sequence TTGAATCACACTGCATTGCTAGTGCTGGAAGATGGAACTGTGTTCAAAGGCGTGTCGATAGGCGCCGAGGGATGTTCCGTTGGTGAAGTGGTTTTCAACACGTCGATGACGGGCTATCAGGAAATCCTCACCGATCCCTCTTATTCCCGTCAGATAGTCACCCTCACTTATCCTCATATAGGCAACACCGGCACCAACAGCGAAGATGAAGAGTCCAGTCAAATCCATGCACAGGGATTGATCATCCGGGACCTTCCGATACTTGCCTCCAATTTCCGCAGTCAGCAATCCCTCTCCGATTACCTCAAGTCTCACAACATCGTTGGCATCGCCGACATCGATACCCGCAAACTGACCCGCATCCTGCGCGAGAAGGGTGCCCAGGCCGGTTGCATCCTGGCCGGCAAGCAGGCTGATGAAGTGTTCGCCCTCGAGCAGGCGCGCGCCTTCCCCGGTCTCAAGGGGATGGATCTGGCCAAGGAAGTGACGGTTAGCGAAGCCTACGCCTGGACCGAAGGCAGCTGGCAGCTCGGCAAGGGGCACATCACCCCGGCGGCCGATGAGCTCAAATACCACGTGGTGGCCTACGACTTTGGCGTCAAGCGCAACATTTTGCGCATGCTGGTGGACCGTGGCTGCCGCCTGACAGTGGTGCCGGCCAAGACCCCGGCCGCCGAGGTGCTGGCGATGAATCCGGATGGCATCTTCCTCTCCAACGGCCCCGGTGATCCCGAGCCCTGCGACTACGCCATCGAGGCCATCAAGGCCTTCCTCAATACCAACACCCCGGTGTTTGGTATCTGCCTGGGTCACCAACTGCTGGGTCTGGCCTCAGGTGCCAAGACGATGAAGATGAAGTTCGGCCACCACGGTGCCAACCACCCGGTGAAGAGCCTGGATGACAATACCGTGATGATCACCGCCCAGAACCACGGTTTCGCGGTCGATGAGCACAATCTGCCGGATTGCCTGCGTGCCACTCACGTCTCCCTGTTTGACGGGTCGCTGCAAGGCATCCACCGCACCGACCGTCCGGCCTTCAGCTTCCAGGGTCACCCCGAGGCGAGCCCGGGCCCGCACGATTGTGCCGGTCTGTTCGACCACTTTATTGAATTGATCAAGCAGTATCGCGCCTAA